The Desulfomicrobium apsheronum genome has a window encoding:
- a CDS encoding OmpP1/FadL family transporter → MRRWIFVLCVVLWPLQGWAAGYGVYEWSARGNALGGAMVARDGDPSSVAYNPACITDVPGGQIQIGATAIAPSATMDVKSGTADDMDFADSVWGLPTMYYTQQLSDNYWFGLGIFSRVGLGTEYEDADSWVGRYNCSRAAIQSVSINPNLALRFSDAFSLAVGVEATYLNFEYDMTFKHPDIPNSDYLHEISADGWGYGMNLGARYRPFDWLAFGLTWRSEIQMTVHGDGDFKQKGSTPLPFKSTDVTGTEPVPESVTMGVMVKPVERLSLEFDAVWTRWSSYKSLIVNYDDLQPGFDDKLESDKNWNNTWRFQFGAEYALTDSVDLRAGYVYDQSPVNDDYEDYAVPCTDRQIVTLGAGWKINDTWVVDASYGYLWMKDRKYEARKEANIIELTREDAHAHMAGLSVTYRF, encoded by the coding sequence ATGCGAAGATGGATTTTTGTGCTGTGCGTTGTTCTTTGGCCATTGCAGGGCTGGGCCGCAGGGTATGGCGTCTATGAATGGAGCGCCAGAGGCAACGCCTTGGGCGGGGCCATGGTGGCCCGGGATGGAGATCCTTCATCCGTGGCCTACAACCCGGCCTGCATCACCGACGTGCCGGGCGGCCAGATTCAGATCGGAGCCACGGCCATCGCTCCTTCGGCGACCATGGACGTGAAGTCCGGCACGGCGGACGACATGGATTTCGCGGATTCGGTCTGGGGCCTGCCCACGATGTATTACACGCAGCAGCTTTCGGACAATTACTGGTTCGGGCTGGGCATTTTTTCCAGGGTGGGCCTGGGCACCGAATACGAGGACGCGGATTCCTGGGTCGGTCGTTACAACTGCTCCCGCGCCGCCATCCAGTCCGTGTCCATCAATCCCAATCTGGCCTTGAGGTTTTCCGACGCCTTTTCGCTGGCTGTGGGTGTTGAGGCCACGTATCTGAATTTCGAATACGATATGACCTTCAAACATCCAGACATACCGAATTCGGATTATCTGCATGAAATATCCGCCGATGGCTGGGGCTACGGCATGAATCTCGGTGCGCGTTACCGGCCTTTCGACTGGCTTGCGTTCGGTCTTACCTGGCGCAGCGAAATCCAAATGACGGTTCACGGAGACGGTGACTTCAAGCAGAAAGGGTCGACGCCGCTTCCCTTCAAGAGCACGGATGTGACCGGCACCGAACCTGTTCCCGAATCCGTGACCATGGGCGTCATGGTAAAGCCCGTGGAGCGCTTGAGCCTGGAGTTCGATGCGGTCTGGACAAGGTGGAGTTCCTACAAATCCCTGATCGTCAATTATGATGATCTTCAGCCCGGTTTCGACGACAAACTGGAAAGCGACAAGAACTGGAACAACACGTGGAGATTTCAATTTGGAGCCGAATACGCCCTGACCGACAGCGTCGATCTGCGTGCCGGCTATGTCTACGACCAGTCTCCGGTCAATGACGACTACGAGGATTATGCCGTGCCCTGCACCGATCGGCAGATAGTGACCTTGGGCGCCGGCTGGAAGATAAACGACACCTGGGTCGTGGATGCGTCCTACGGTTATCTGTGGATGAAGGACCG
- a CDS encoding PAS domain-containing protein, whose translation MTVSDLLSFYSPRLASTNDMALILDQRGEVLYANEAVRSIQSAPFRSYVPQDIIEQLQAEVRSKEFSSLPKNIPPVREARLRVILPDGAGTRHVSWKFIGIPATDGAITLAWGTFRATGPGQEMGFTVLPSGIIQAASPALCAICGYTRDELVGRPARQFYYTAASRKRIVNQLNERNEVENGAVTLRCKDGSPLTLWYSAESIRAAGGRILAYSGFFQQRPFTFSSKLAGEFTRIVDALPDLAWVSGRDLRIVAANQAYLRAYKRERAEVIGQTEYDFLEPEHARFPIEAALKVFEEKQELLHPAVPHLTDPQVWYRVIRRPIFDDDRQEVIGLLGIAQDISAKVLQENAFMEQLRVREEDVVVVSDDQGRILRRSAQTLNPSIYGRPQTFDAYTLDMRPVLDLMHPDDLPAVRQAMHLVLRERREQHLECRIRNQTGNYSTILARLLFHDAIYGEPRMYVVVRDITEQMGLRKATMVIERLKLASGTRTDRELASFLNVSAAAISNARKNERVPPDWIIDTGLRTGRSIDWIVSAVMPGQA comes from the coding sequence ATGACCGTAAGCGATCTTTTGAGCTTCTATTCCCCGAGACTCGCGAGCACGAACGATATGGCCCTGATCCTCGACCAGAGGGGCGAGGTGCTTTATGCCAACGAGGCGGTGCGCAGCATCCAAAGTGCTCCGTTCAGAAGCTATGTGCCCCAGGACATCATCGAACAATTGCAGGCTGAAGTCCGGAGCAAGGAATTCTCGAGCCTGCCAAAGAACATCCCGCCCGTGCGCGAGGCCAGATTGCGCGTCATCCTCCCCGACGGCGCGGGCACTCGCCATGTAAGCTGGAAATTCATCGGCATCCCGGCCACTGACGGCGCGATCACGCTAGCCTGGGGCACCTTCAGGGCCACCGGACCCGGCCAGGAAATGGGGTTCACGGTCCTGCCGAGCGGCATCATCCAGGCCGCCAGCCCGGCCCTGTGCGCCATCTGCGGCTATACCCGGGACGAGCTTGTCGGCAGACCCGCGAGACAATTCTATTACACCGCCGCCTCGCGCAAGCGCATCGTCAACCAGCTCAATGAACGCAACGAGGTCGAGAACGGAGCCGTCACCCTGCGCTGCAAGGACGGCTCTCCGCTGACACTGTGGTACAGCGCCGAATCCATCCGGGCAGCGGGCGGCCGGATTCTTGCCTACAGCGGATTCTTCCAGCAGCGGCCCTTCACCTTTTCCTCCAAGCTGGCAGGTGAATTCACGCGCATCGTCGACGCCCTGCCCGACCTGGCCTGGGTCAGCGGACGGGACCTGCGCATCGTCGCGGCCAATCAGGCCTATCTGAGGGCTTACAAGCGCGAACGTGCCGAAGTCATCGGGCAAACCGAATACGACTTTCTGGAACCCGAGCATGCCCGCTTTCCCATCGAGGCGGCGCTCAAGGTCTTCGAGGAAAAGCAGGAACTCCTCCATCCCGCCGTCCCCCATCTGACCGATCCGCAGGTCTGGTACAGGGTCATCCGCCGTCCCATCTTCGACGACGACCGCCAGGAGGTCATTGGTCTTTTGGGAATTGCCCAGGATATCTCAGCCAAGGTCCTGCAGGAAAACGCCTTCATGGAGCAGCTGCGAGTCCGGGAGGAAGACGTGGTCGTGGTCAGCGACGATCAGGGCCGCATCCTGCGCCGCTCCGCCCAAACCCTGAACCCTTCGATATACGGGCGACCACAAACCTTTGACGCCTACACCCTCGACATGCGGCCGGTTCTCGACCTCATGCATCCGGACGATCTGCCCGCCGTGCGCCAGGCCATGCACCTCGTCCTGCGCGAACGGCGCGAACAGCACCTGGAATGCCGCATCCGCAATCAGACCGGAAACTATTCCACCATCCTGGCTCGGCTGCTCTTTCACGACGCCATCTACGGCGAACCGCGCATGTACGTGGTGGTACGCGACATCACCGAGCAGATGGGCCTGCGCAAGGCGACCATGGTCATCGAACGGCTCAAGCTGGCCTCGGGCACACGCACCGACCGCGAGCTGGCCTCTTTCCTGAATGTCTCCGCCGCAGCCATCTCCAACGCCCGCAAGAACGAGCGCGTCCCACCGGACTGGATCATCGACACAGGGCTGCGCACCGGCCGTTCCATCGACTGGATCGTCAGCGCCGTGATGCCGGGTCAGGCTTGA
- a CDS encoding tetratricopeptide repeat protein, with the protein MKPLLLLLFFLIPACAGHQATSSASQEKWLTLNREFIALHTKGSHDQALTTALQGVALAQDFMPRENADLATSLNNLGVTYAALGRFAEAREALERALAMREKVLGPNHAEVATTLSNLGELYADMNLPSEAEDAFIRALEIREAGLGSDNADLAETLNNLGELYLRRGLLDQSDKLLRRALAIREEKLGANHPQVARTLDNLAGIEQTRNNFPQARDLLERSLIIKEGALGPLHPWLTNTLTSLAEVLMAQGMIAEAEPLARRAVNIGESAYGRDSVRLALPLTTLGNLMRRQGRFDEAEEMLTRALQLQEQTLPADHLDIAISLGNLASVHYAQGRFTEAKSLYERALAINEAGLGQKHGDVAQLLHNLGVVNRKLGDPQQARTLLMRALSIREALFGTSAPPVADTLEALAYTLKDAGDAASAAAYLERAKAIRGQTW; encoded by the coding sequence ATGAAACCGTTGCTTCTGCTGCTGTTTTTTTTGATCCCGGCCTGCGCCGGCCACCAGGCTACCTCCTCGGCGTCGCAGGAGAAATGGCTGACCCTGAACAGGGAATTCATCGCCCTGCACACCAAAGGCTCCCACGACCAGGCCTTGACGACAGCCCTGCAGGGAGTCGCGTTGGCGCAGGATTTCATGCCTCGGGAAAACGCAGATCTGGCGACTTCGCTGAACAATCTCGGGGTTACCTACGCAGCCCTGGGCCGGTTCGCGGAAGCCAGGGAAGCGTTGGAAAGAGCCCTGGCCATGCGCGAAAAAGTCCTGGGCCCCAATCACGCCGAAGTGGCCACGACCTTAAGCAATCTTGGGGAGCTTTATGCGGACATGAATCTGCCCTCGGAAGCGGAGGACGCATTCATCAGGGCACTTGAAATCCGGGAGGCCGGACTTGGGTCCGACAACGCCGATCTTGCCGAGACCCTGAACAACCTCGGTGAACTCTATCTGCGCCGAGGACTCCTGGATCAGAGCGACAAATTGTTGCGACGAGCGCTGGCCATCCGGGAAGAAAAACTGGGGGCAAACCACCCGCAGGTCGCCCGCACCCTCGACAATCTGGCCGGGATAGAACAGACCCGCAACAACTTTCCCCAGGCGCGGGATCTCCTGGAACGTTCGCTGATCATAAAGGAAGGCGCTCTTGGGCCCTTGCACCCCTGGCTGACAAACACCCTGACCAGTCTGGCGGAAGTCCTCATGGCCCAGGGTATGATCGCCGAGGCGGAACCCTTGGCGCGCAGGGCCGTGAACATCGGGGAGTCTGCATACGGCCGGGACAGCGTGCGCCTGGCCCTTCCGCTCACGACCCTGGGCAACCTGATGCGCAGGCAGGGACGTTTCGATGAAGCCGAAGAGATGCTCACCCGGGCGCTGCAACTGCAGGAGCAGACATTGCCGGCGGACCATCTCGACATTGCAATTTCCCTTGGCAATCTGGCCTCGGTTCACTATGCCCAAGGTCGATTTACCGAGGCCAAGTCGCTTTACGAACGGGCACTGGCCATCAACGAAGCGGGCCTGGGACAAAAGCATGGCGACGTGGCCCAGCTTCTGCACAATCTGGGCGTGGTCAATCGCAAGCTCGGGGATCCTCAGCAGGCCAGGACCTTGCTCATGCGGGCCCTGTCCATCCGCGAGGCACTGTTTGGCACATCGGCACCCCCGGTGGCCGACACTCTGGAGGCGCTGGCCTACACTCTGAAGGACGCAGGCGACGCCGCTTCAGCCGCCGCATATCTGGAGCGGGCCAAGGCCATTCGCGGACAGACATGGTGA
- the motA gene encoding flagellar motor stator protein MotA: MFAIIGLLVVTGCVAGGYAMAHGNFSVLWQPAEVVTIVGAAIGTFLISSPLRVIKLTVKGFTSVFKAKAPGKDEYLQLLRALYDLLTLAKHEGIIALESHANKPMESSIFTPYPFVIKNHHVLDFICDNVKTYAMAGMEPHEFETLMDIDIDTHHEEESIASGSISKLADSLPALGIVACVLGVVITMGAINEPPEILGKHIGAALVGTFLGILLAYGYIAPFAANIEHQTRDQHTLMNVAKTAIMSFALGWAPALALEAARRAVPSSTRPTFEELENAVRKK; encoded by the coding sequence ATGTTTGCGATCATAGGTTTATTGGTTGTTACGGGCTGTGTCGCCGGCGGCTACGCCATGGCCCACGGAAACTTCAGTGTTCTGTGGCAGCCTGCGGAAGTGGTCACCATTGTCGGCGCGGCGATCGGAACCTTTCTCATCTCCTCGCCGCTGAGGGTCATCAAGCTCACCGTCAAGGGCTTCACCAGCGTGTTCAAGGCCAAGGCCCCGGGAAAGGACGAATACCTGCAACTTTTGCGGGCCCTCTATGATCTGCTGACCCTGGCCAAGCACGAGGGCATCATCGCCCTCGAAAGCCATGCCAACAAGCCCATGGAAAGCAGCATCTTCACGCCCTATCCCTTTGTCATCAAGAACCATCACGTGCTCGACTTCATCTGCGACAACGTCAAGACCTACGCCATGGCCGGCATGGAACCCCATGAATTCGAAACCCTCATGGACATCGACATCGATACCCACCACGAGGAAGAATCCATCGCTTCGGGTTCGATCTCCAAACTCGCCGACTCCCTGCCGGCACTCGGCATCGTGGCCTGCGTGCTCGGCGTCGTCATCACCATGGGCGCCATCAACGAACCCCCGGAAATCCTTGGCAAGCACATCGGTGCGGCCCTGGTTGGAACATTCCTTGGAATCCTTCTGGCCTACGGCTACATCGCTCCGTTCGCGGCCAACATCGAACACCAAACCCGCGACCAGCACACGCTCATGAACGTGGCCAAGACCGCCATCATGTCCTTCGCCCTGGGTTGGGCACCGGCCCTGGCGCTGGAAGCCGCACGTCGCGCGGTGCCCAGTTCGACACGCCCCACTTTCGAAGAACTTGAAAACGCTGTTCGCAAGAAATAG